AAGGTCCATTTTTTGCCCCAAACAGCAAACAGTTTTTCCTTCTGTGAGTTTTAGTTGCTCCAAAGCTTTCTCCTGGATTCACAAAGCAAAAATTATTGGCCAATGAAGTCCTTTGAAGTGTGAAATGAATAACTTTTGACATGCTCAAGTACCTTATCACTAATCCTGATGAAAATAAAGAGCTTTAGCAAGATGAACTTCACGGACTTCGCTTTCGCCCAAATTTTCTTCTGCGTCTGCAATCCTAAACAAAGCAGAGCTCTTCCTCGTTACTAGCCCTCATAGAGTCCAACAAGCCTGATCCAATTCCAGCAGAAGACGCAGCTAGGGTTTCGTACAAAGGAGACATACCTTATAAATAACACAAACAAACCCAACATCAGGAACAGAAAACCCAATACAAATAtcatagaaattttttttttttaataaaaaaatcatagaaaGTTTCAAACTTGAGTTCAGCGATTAGAGAAACAAAGCGTTATTTAGTACTGACGGAACCAGTGACGGAGGTTTAATACTGACGGAATTAATAACGGAATAACTACGGAGGCTTCGGTTCATTAATAACCCTCTATAATAACAGATTAATTAAAGTTAGTTAAGTTTCAAGAAGAAAAGATCCAAACTTTCTCTCCCTCGCTTCTCCCTCTCTTGTTTTCTTCTCGCTTCTCCCTCGCTTGGTTTATCCTcgtcttccttcttcttccacAGTAGACAAAAGATGGCGGGAACTGAAATGTCAAGGGACGAGTGCGTCAAATTCCTAAGAGATAAAGGTTCCGAGTTCGTGGACTCGACCACCTCGCTGAAGCCCTCTTTTGTTTCAGAAAGTCGCTAACTTTGAGGTATTTTTCAACAATTAGGGTTAAGATGGAAGCTTATATGTCGAAAAGGGTAAAGTAGATAGTTATGATCAATCTTGTTGGTTGTAGTGAAGAGGGTTTAGGAGATGATGCGATTCTCAGTGCAAGCATTAAGTTGGTATCTTGCTTAGTTGCAAAGCTGTACCTTGAGACCGAAAAAGATAAGAGAACTGTGATGATCGAGGAGGGTTTGATGATAATCAACCAGACGAAGAACTTGGGACGCACTTCGGTTGATTATGATTCAGTGGCTAAAATGTACTGCGCTCTTGGCGACTCTGCTTACATAAAGGGTAAAAAAGAACTATTTATACATTATCTTCTGCTAATACATAGAAACTTTGTTATTTGTTATCTTGAAGACTGTGACTTTGATTTGTTGTATAGGTGATGTGGAtcttctttgaagatttacacCGAAGCTCTATTGTTTCTGGAAACCGACCCAGTGGCAGACCTAATGAGTAGGCCAGTACTTACAAAGCACCACGCTTTCATGTAAGTGTGTATTCTTTTTTTGGTGAAATCTTTCTTATGTCTTTTAGATGTTTCGTTGTTGACTGCACACTTGATTTACGCAGGAACTTTGCGATCTCGCTTTGTCTTGAGCATGCTAGTATGTACGCCGAAGCACAGAAACACTGCCAGACCTCTGTCGCCAAGTCTGGCGTTTTGCTGAATATGAAAGATACTGCTGAGGAGATTAAACTCTTGTACCTTGGTGGACTTGAGAAAATGGAGGTGCTGAAGTGGAAGGGTGCGGTACCAATGCCTCCCAAGCTCCATGTGGTAGTACACCCACAATTATCTCAGACGTTTCTAGCTAAGAAGGCGGCGCTTGAAGCTGCTTTACAGCAGTGACCAGGTAGTAAATATATGAGAGAAGACcagatttgtgtttgttttgcgcaactttaaaattctgaaagagACTATTCATGCATATAGACTTTGTAGTTTGAACTTGAATCAGAGTTGTGTTGCAGTGgctgtaaataaataaaatgtgaaGAGGGAGATTTTTTTATCGGTTGTCTTGTCTTATCAGTCAGTGATTCTTTGAGGTCCCACCTAAAAAACTTGTGTTGCAGTCTGACGTAATGCTGAGGGTAACTCTGTATTGCTTAACAATCTTAGTAACACATCACTAACATAGGTTTTATGTTCAAGTGGGAGATGATATGTCTACACATGCTTTATACTTCTCTCTGGAAATACTTTTACAAAGACTTGGGGATTTTTGTTCATGGTTTGGATCTCCTGATTTGGTTGAATCCACAATAGACTCCTCTCCAGCTTCTGCTTTACAGTAGAAGTCTACAACAATTGATATGTATACTAATTAAGGCAGCAAGTTGTCTATCTTGTGGTTAGGTATACTAACCACTACACAGCTGGTCATCACATCTTTTACTTCCCACTCCCATTGGTTAGCGTAGCTGAGTATCTGCGGTTAGCGTAGCTGAGTATCTTCTGTTACAATCGAAGCAGAGACGCAACTATTCTGTCTTGATTATGTCACCAGATATCACAATTCTCACAATATGCAATTTTCTCAACTGTAACGACTTGgactattaatattttcagattctATATACAcaaaagatcataaaataatatctttaaatatatatatatatatataatatatatatatatatatataataaccctttaaatttacaaaaaaaaaaacatctatactattaaaacagaatgcTTTTTTTAGGTGCCCTTCtgctttaataatatttacagTTTTTTGCCACTGTATTATTTTAAgctatgtttttaattaaaatcagtatttttgtaattttttttattcaaacagAAATATTTATGTGACAGCTatgtaattctttttattttcgtaATACATTTAAATCAATCGAatataccctaaatccctaaTAATGTGAACGACATCTTACCTGAAATCCCTAATAATACTAAACGACATctatttggtttgattttgtACCACTTTCAACCGTGGGTTGTCGAAGATTATACAGATGAAGCTTGATACAAATGCTTTGAAACTTCCATTCCTACGATTGGCAAAAATATGCTTGATGATTTTCTATTCTATCCTCCACTGATATCCGGAACATCATATGTGAGTTTTATTTCTTTGATGAGATTCTTTTGTGCTCATCCGCTAAGCAGTATGTGTTGGCAATAtcctaattaataaaataatctacatttattttaatcCTAATTAACATTTACAAAAGGAAGCATAAGAATAGCTTCCAATCTCTGGGGGTCGTGTTCAACAGCTTTCACAGCGCGCgatatttttgacaaaaaactttatattatcaCAAgcattttctctttatttaagTAGACATGTGCATAAAATTTGTAACCCAAGTTtgaaccaaacccaaaccagaagaaatccaaattttacatggtctaaaaataaaacaggTATAAAACATATATGGATCCGAAGTGTTATTATCGAAAACGAATAACCCAAAAACAGAAAAACCCCGAAAATCCGAATAACTGATCCATATGTCcaaattaatcataaatataaatatttgaaatataaaatatacttcaaatattcagttctatatttattttgaaataatatctaaaataagtttaaatttaaataattattttaaaaagaaataattattattatgttttgcttttaaattttagatttaactTCAGATatttccaaaccaaaccaatataATCTGAATCCGGAAACGATATATGGTTAATTTATGAGTTTATGATATGAtacaaattaaaactaaaaccatTATGTTATATCTGAACCTGATTTGTAATACAAATTTACCAGTATGAAACTTAGGATGTGAtatacaaaaattcaaaatatctaGTATGTATTCTAACAAATATttaaacgttcaaatctaacttcaaatgtgttttattttttagttaattttatatttgataaatattttaaatgtttgttgGAACAACCCGTAAAACTATactcataaaaatattaataataacatattttattgtttcactaaatgttaataatatttaactactaatatttattttattaaatatatatatgtatatttcagTACTCTATCTATTAGAATtaacaattttatattaattaataaaatataattaattagatacttaaattagtgttaatataaattaaatttattatttaagaaaacaacaaattagttatttaattcattaattttaaatgaataagatttcaaattttgtttgttCAATATTTTTAGATCTTTCAATGTAAAAGAAAttcaaagttattatttttttaacaaaaataaatttgtacaCTATGTATCTCACGTTTCCAAATCCTTTGATTAGCCCTATATATTCCAAGAAGATAATCTAGATTTTGACCATTATTCTCGAACACTATGTATTTcgtaaacagaaaaaaatgtgAATATTGTGTTGCATCAAACATAGGGATAGGGTACATAATGTTAGGCAAGATTATAGTTGAGTGGTTTTAggaaatattgttatttagtttaaataaataatcaatataattataaattaaatagtaaTGGCACACTTATAATTACTTTGAAAGTTTAAGGGGATGTAAAAAAAGGGCTCGTGTTTTAGTTGTACAGATGAAGCTTGATACAAAGTTGAagcttaatttttaattaaaatttctgaaaaaaataattaaatccatATTTGGAAATGGGTgtaaaaatcaatattattaaggTAGAATCAAAAATTTGGATCCAACTGGTGTCTAAAATTGGTTACAAccttatactatttaaaataaatagataattattgtgaaatttgaaaattccttctaaactatttaatttttttattttaattttaaatatatatttattgatttattaaaatattaaactaacaaaattcaaaatagataaatatataaataaataagtatatttattatttaaaaatgatatcagtcttaatattttgtttatacactctataattaaaaataagtctaaatcaattatttatcaaatataaaatacatatatatatataattaagcttTAGGATATAAATCGAGAATCAAAAATCGAACATAAACAGAACCGAACCAATTTCACAAAATGTCTGAATGGCTCTTAcatctctaaaatagaaaaattaaaatcaaaccaaGAATCAAATGGGTATCCAAATATCTcaaacacattttatatatctaaaatattaattatatttagttttaaagttatcaaatagtctaaaaatactatttataaatCGAACTGCCCAAAAAACTAGGTTAccctattatttttttatctgtaatatttaaaagtatCCTAATTTCTTGATAGAACTTAATCACttgaatatattttagagaGATTTACATTCTAGgtcactttttaagtttttagtaCACTGTAAATCACTTATGAATACTGAGGTACTTTTCTTTAACCAAGATAAAACCAGAAACATcttgtttggtttctttttcaAGGTTagcattttaaataataaaaaattgaaacagatctttttctcttttcctttctcGGTGGAAAActtcttttttagaaaaaaaattgcaacTTTTGTCTTGTAACCCCTGCTCAGCTATCATACATGTTCTGTCACAATGTCTTTTTTTCTCCTCGCCCCTGCGCAACAACTCGTCATGTCTCTtccttttgagttttttttttccttttgagttttgattcacACCAACAGCCAAACTCAATCACCCAACCAAGTGCTATAAAATTCCCAAATTCATAATTTGTTAATGGATTTTGACCAAATCATGAATTTTCCTCGAGACTGTTAAAATGGAATCTAGTCCAAGAGAATTTTTTCGATTTTGCAGCATTAGTCCCTaccatttgtttatttttgtgtcTGTCCCAAATGTTTATGATTTGCAAATAAATAAGGTACATTATTGTAATAATATATGTGTGTAGGCATTTGTACATTCCAAAATAAATAAGGTACATTGTTGTAATTTTATATGTATGTAGGCATTTATACATTCCGACGTGTACAAATAATTTCACTATCCACGTGTACATGATAAACATGTACAACGATACACATGTACATATGTCAACTTGAGTAATGATTTACATGTACTGAATGAAATTCTAAATACCAGTAAAATCATAACATATCAATGGGATATGAATCATTTCTTGTGTACgttttataatgatatatatatatagtcctATGTATACAAAATTTCActatccacatgtacaatgaTGCATATGTACACCACTCAActtgtaaaaatttaaatcaaaaccACCTCTTATGTTTTGGCCAGAAacgtaaattttattttgcaaCTTAACCAGAAGTCCAAATTTGTTCATagaaataaaattgtttattttataaaaaaaattaaaaagcaCTTCATGCTTTCCAAGAGATAATTTTCgcaataaaatgtttatttttaactaaactttcaaaaataaagaatGATACactgatatcttgcatatttacatgatATACCTGATTAATTTTTAGATACattagtaatttaaaattagtACCGTAAAGTAGCGTCAAGGTGTACACATGATTTTCTCTGTCCATATGTACACAGGGTTGTACATTGCACAAATTAATGATAATTGACGTTTTggataattttgatttttcccatttcaatttagttaatttagcCTTCCTCACTGGATTATTCTCATTTTTCTTCATAATCATCAAACTTTAATTAAGTTTCATGTGTGTATTGATGTCTTgctattttagtagtttttaccatttttaagtttatatgAGTCATTTTAGGATACATTTAGATGTTTTGCATTTGATAGGGTATAGAATGTACAACTGAAACTgggataaaaaattaaaatagatctTTCTGTACAATTGAAAGTTTATGGTCCaaagtgaaaataattttaatccagaggaccagttgTGGGAAAATATCAGAATTGGCCGTTGATGTCCCCACGATCTGAAAATTACACTATGATCACCTTTTTTTTGGTGATCTGAAAATGTAGCTGGAGACTTCGACGACAAAAGAAATGTTTTCaagttctttattttttaaatgatgaagaagaaggaaagagaGGTGATGGCCATTAATGTTCTAGAACTTTTCCTCGAtcaccaaaaagaaaagtagGGTCCACCAATTAATTTATggttgtgtattttttttaaatggtttggttttagttaGTAATCCCAACGAGAAGTAGATAAAAGTTAGAAAAAGTGTCCATGTAGTGTAAAGTGACTCAGAGCGTAATTACAAAATAGAAATGTGACTTAGAGtgtaattttttctatattttattcaaaaaattttaatttatcttatttatCCGTTATTCTATCCAAAATGAATTTTAActgaattatttaaaattagccAAAAATGGGAGCCGAACTCAAATGCTAATTATCAACAAGATCAAACTCGACCAAACGAAATCTCTGAAACTAAAACACACACCCACACAaactgaaaaatgaaaaatccaAGGTAACaaacagaaatatattttttctttatttaaaaatttcaaaatacatGTCTTCCTCTTAAGGAATTCATTTGTTTGACGTTTTGGATTGCTATAACTGATTATCAAACTCCTCCTGCAATTTGAtcaccattctctcttcatcCGCCGAGAATAACCACctattaaaaaacatataaagttTAGGCAAACAAAACAGAGACtgaagaagaataataaaaagacCATGGATTGGATTAAGTTGTATACTTTTTGCGATTGGGCGGAGTCTGTTGAACCAACGGAGACGGCATGATTTCCCGGTGCGTTGAAGAATGCGTTGAAGAAGACCTTTGGATTGAATTGAGCTCCACTCACGCGGACCGTATCTTTGATGAACACTTCGTCTTCTTCGGCTTTCCATGGCCCTTTCTTTATAAATTCTTCTTCGCCGCGTCcatgtatttttgttttaaatcggTCTCTGTTTGGTAAATCGTGATGTTTTGTCTCAAATATACTAACCTGAAATAATAATTAGGAAACAAGAATATTTAACAAACAGATTTCATTTctactaaaatattaaacaaaaagacaaatatCTCTAATACCAGCTTATATATGTCCGATTGTTGTCTTGTGTCGGAGAATGCTTCAGATATTCTTCAGCTTAACTTCCATTGCTTTTTCTCTGTGTCAGAAACAACATTCAAGCtgttcctgttttttttttgcaaaagttAGATCTGTCTCAATAATTGAAAGGTTTAACGGTTGACATATGAATCCGTAAAAGAACAAAGATAGAAAAGAGAACCTGTTCATATCGGAGAGCAACGAATCCGCGGTGTCCTCCGGTTTTGGTCGCTGAATCGACATAGATCGTAGAAGACTTTTTTTTATGAGCAACGATCGAAATCGACtttcgtttaattttttttttccgatgCTCGAAACATCTAGATCTATTCCGGTATACTTCGGTTTGTGTTACATAGAATATAACTCAtgggcttttttttttaaaaataactcaTGGGCTTAAGTCTCATTTTGCTTAAACccaatagtaaaaaaaaaacaattcatcaAAAACCCATTGTAAACTAAggtttttattttcaagtataatttaaatattgactatgtttataaaaaatttagtttatttatattattatttaaatatctcATATTCATCAACcttttttttcatctataatattatttaattatctcatatgaatatatacatgtaaattaaagaagatattattattacatttttaacataataaaaatttaccaaagaaaagttttcaattttttaacatcttataattaagttttagatataaacgtaaataaaaatacaaacttatcataAATAACCAAAGAGAATAAGTTTTttgaaatacaaatataaaactttaaaataacttattctctaatcaaatgatttttttcaacCATTCACAATACtaacattttgtatatataaaatgaacATAAACCTAAAAACAACTTCTAACATAAATCATTAAGACACTTGATATACATTTTATGTTGAAACAcataatatatacaaacataaatTTGCCAAAGAAACATACCCGCCATTGTTactttctcaaaacataaattaaaatctcaACTATTTAACTCGGTATATTATCAAAACATGAGTTACAATCTAAAACATGTAACTCGAATTAGTATTACGCATCattataatagtatagattatactTCAAAACCAAACTATACAATgtttgatatttaaattttacagGAAACAAATCCCGCCCGTCCAAAAGAAACATACCCGCCCTCTCAAAAGTTGATTGCCACGCAATTTGTCGGTAAGATTGTACGTTATCgtagttgatatatatatatatatatatatatatgttagaccaaaccaaatttattaACGACAA
The Raphanus sativus cultivar WK10039 unplaced genomic scaffold, ASM80110v3 Scaffold2767, whole genome shotgun sequence genome window above contains:
- the LOC130505980 gene encoding uncharacterized protein LOC130505980 translates to MSRPVLTKHHAFMNFAISLCLEHASMYAEAQKHCQTSVAKSGVLLNMKDTAEEIKLLYLGGLEKMEVLKWKGAVPMPPKLHVVVHPQLSQTFLAKKAALEAALQQ